In Rhodothermales bacterium, one genomic interval encodes:
- a CDS encoding T9SS type A sorting domain-containing protein, producing the protein MKTAALATDTIETNTATSPVSDFTVYPLPTSGNVSIGFLINRPAFVKASVYDVLGRMVASVFDAMMPAGRQEFRLETGNWSSGVYVLDAVVDNYRVSRTLVVVK; encoded by the coding sequence ATGAAGACCGCGGCACTGGCGACCGACACGATCGAGACAAATACGGCCACCTCGCCGGTGTCTGACTTCACTGTCTATCCTCTTCCCACCTCCGGCAACGTCAGCATAGGCTTCTTGATCAACAGACCTGCGTTCGTGAAGGCATCCGTCTACGATGTGCTCGGTCGAATGGTAGCTTCGGTATTCGATGCCATGATGCCGGCGGGTCGCCAGGAGTTCAGACTCGAAACCGGCAACTGGTCGAGCGGCGTGTATGTCCTGGACGCAGTTGTCGATAACTATCGAGTGAGCAGAACCCTGGTTGTTGTCAAGTGA
- a CDS encoding MBL fold metallo-hydrolase gives MHYRTIISLWALSILATPVIAQDLSDAEISTVPVADGIYMLTGPGGNIGLSVGDDGAFLIDDQFAPLTDKIMAAVAALTDKPVEFLVNTHFHGDHVGGNESFGKAGSVIIAHENARHRLTTKQVIAAFGMEMEPAPLEALPVVTFPGTITVHYNGDVITVFHAKHAHTDGDAIIHFQKANVIHAGDIVFNGFYPFIDASNGGNIHGVIHAVNAILELCDEETRIIPGHGGVASREDLVAYREMLMVVYARIQSMLEQGMSVEQIVGAKPTADYDTQYGQGIFKPDQWVGLVASGMAEHQPDQGMH, from the coding sequence ATGCATTACAGAACTATCATCTCCCTTTGGGCACTCTCAATCCTTGCAACCCCGGTAATCGCGCAGGACCTATCCGACGCCGAGATCTCGACCGTTCCCGTGGCGGATGGCATCTACATGCTCACCGGTCCCGGCGGCAACATCGGCCTGTCCGTCGGAGATGACGGTGCGTTCCTGATCGACGATCAGTTCGCTCCACTGACAGACAAGATCATGGCAGCCGTTGCTGCGCTCACCGACAAGCCGGTGGAGTTCCTCGTCAACACGCATTTCCACGGTGATCATGTCGGAGGTAACGAGAGTTTCGGCAAGGCCGGCAGCGTGATCATCGCCCACGAGAACGCCCGCCATCGACTGACGACGAAGCAGGTTATCGCGGCATTTGGTATGGAGATGGAGCCGGCGCCTCTCGAAGCATTGCCAGTTGTTACGTTCCCTGGCACGATCACTGTGCATTACAACGGAGATGTCATCACGGTCTTCCATGCGAAGCACGCTCACACGGATGGCGACGCGATCATTCATTTCCAGAAAGCGAACGTGATCCACGCGGGCGACATCGTCTTCAACGGATTCTACCCATTCATCGACGCTAGCAACGGGGGCAACATCCACGGTGTTATCCACGCGGTGAACGCCATCCTCGAACTCTGCGACGAAGAAACCAGAATCATCCCAGGACACGGTGGCGTGGCATCACGTGAAGACCTCGTCGCCTATCGCGAGATGTTGATGGTGGTTTATGCACGCATCCAGTCCATGCTCGAGCAGGGAATGTCTGTAGAACAGATAGTCGGGGCGAAGCCAACTGCCGACTACGACACGCAGTATGGCCAGGGCATCTTCAAGCCGGACCAGTGGGTCGGGCTGGTTGCCTCAGGGATGGCAGAGCACCAGCCCGATCAAGGCATGCACTAG
- a CDS encoding 2,3,4,5-tetrahydropyridine-2,6-dicarboxylate N-succinyltransferase has protein sequence MIREIRDRINEYFDQSPDELRRERGLEVFESFRRELEHGNIRAATRDDAGVWHSNDWVKKGILLGFRLGELEDYSEGRFHFFDNDTFPLRQMEVGDEIRLVPGGSAIRAGSYVAPGVVCMPPMYINIGAYIDEGTMIDSHALVGSCAQIGRGVHLSAGAQIGGVLEPPQALPVIIEDEVFIGGGCGVYEGCIIRHGAVLAPGVQLTSSMRIYDLRRERIIERDEVLEVPEGAVLVPGSRSSRSAFAREHGISTYTPVIVKYRDTRTDSSVELEELLR, from the coding sequence ATGATCCGCGAGATCAGAGACCGCATCAACGAGTACTTCGACCAGTCGCCCGACGAGCTGAGACGCGAGCGAGGCCTCGAAGTGTTCGAGTCTTTTCGACGCGAACTCGAGCACGGCAACATCCGGGCCGCGACGCGCGACGACGCGGGTGTCTGGCACAGCAACGACTGGGTCAAGAAGGGCATCCTGCTGGGGTTCCGTCTCGGCGAACTCGAGGACTACTCCGAAGGTCGATTCCACTTCTTCGACAACGACACATTCCCGCTACGCCAGATGGAAGTCGGAGACGAGATCCGGCTTGTGCCCGGCGGATCGGCGATCCGTGCGGGATCGTACGTCGCGCCTGGTGTCGTATGCATGCCGCCGATGTACATCAACATCGGTGCCTACATCGATGAGGGGACCATGATTGATTCTCATGCGCTCGTCGGTAGCTGCGCGCAGATTGGCCGCGGCGTGCACCTGTCCGCAGGCGCGCAGATCGGCGGCGTGCTGGAGCCCCCGCAGGCTCTCCCGGTTATCATCGAGGACGAGGTGTTCATCGGTGGCGGATGCGGAGTGTACGAGGGCTGCATCATTAGACACGGCGCCGTGCTGGCCCCGGGCGTTCAGCTTACGAGCTCGATGCGCATCTATGACCTTCGTCGTGAACGGATTATCGAACGGGACGAAGTCCTCGAGGTCCCTGAGGGTGCGGTTCTGGTCCCTGGAAGCCGCAGCTCACGGAGCGCGTTCGCCCGGGAGCACGGCATTTCCACTTACACTCCGGTGATTGTCAAGTACAGAGACACACGCACGGACTCGTCTGTCGAACTGGAGGAATTGTTGCGCTAG
- a CDS encoding DUF4835 family protein, with translation MKRIIAILWLATITLPAISYGQELNCGVTVDYRALSGSDYTYLDEFREAVREYLGLQQWTDDTFEEVERIDCTVQITFMEALSLTRFRTKLVIASRRPIYGTAQSSIILQINDDNWAFDYPQGTPLISDPDRYDELTSVLDFYAYIVLGYDYDTFSEYGGSELFERARRIADIAKSTGGAGWQELSGDRSRSQLVRELLDPRYRPLRKIYFEYHFDGLDHFVQETEVARNSVLASLEALKPMVDVNARSYVVDLFFSAKYRELASIFEKSTLAPQAFDVLSEMDPAHLTDYNAMIQ, from the coding sequence ATGAAGCGAATCATTGCCATCCTGTGGCTTGCTACAATCACTCTTCCTGCAATTAGTTACGGGCAGGAGTTAAACTGTGGTGTGACTGTAGATTATAGGGCGCTGAGCGGGTCGGACTACACCTATCTCGACGAGTTTCGCGAGGCGGTTCGCGAGTACCTGGGGCTGCAGCAGTGGACCGACGACACCTTCGAGGAAGTCGAACGAATTGACTGCACGGTCCAGATCACGTTCATGGAAGCGCTCTCCCTGACACGCTTCCGCACGAAGCTCGTTATCGCGAGCCGACGACCGATCTACGGGACTGCTCAGAGTTCCATCATCCTGCAGATCAACGACGATAACTGGGCATTCGATTACCCGCAGGGCACACCGCTCATTTCGGATCCTGACAGGTACGACGAACTCACATCCGTGCTCGATTTCTACGCCTACATCGTGTTGGGGTACGACTACGATACGTTTTCAGAATATGGCGGGAGCGAGCTGTTTGAGCGGGCCCGGCGCATTGCGGATATTGCGAAGTCGACCGGTGGCGCGGGCTGGCAGGAGCTGAGCGGAGACCGAAGCAGGTCGCAGCTTGTCCGAGAGCTGTTGGATCCGAGATACCGTCCGCTCCGAAAGATCTATTTCGAGTACCATTTCGATGGACTCGACCACTTCGTCCAGGAGACGGAGGTAGCGCGCAACTCGGTGCTCGCGTCGCTGGAGGCGCTGAAGCCGATGGTAGACGTGAATGCGCGCTCGTATGTCGTGGATCTGTTTTTCTCGGCCAAGTATCGGGAGTTGGCGAGCATCTTCGAGAAGTCGACGCTGGCTCCCCAGGCCTTCGACGTGCTGAGCGAGATGGATCCGGCGCACCTCACTGACTACAATGCCATGATTCAGTAG
- a CDS encoding SDR family NAD(P)-dependent oxidoreductase, producing MTSKTILVTGATDGIGLATAVELSRLGHRMILHGRTPARLTDAHRHVRAAGDRDDHITVSADLSTVDAVFAMSAEIKREVRSLDVLINNAGVFLNDREVSPDGVELTFAVNHLSHFLLTHELLELLRNSRPSRIVNVSSVAHRSGTINFDDINSAARYGGYEAYAQSKLANVLFTQSLADRLAADDITANALHPGVIATKLLRAGFSMKGSGVEEGAATSVYLATSADVSHVTGKYFVDCVERPMEPHALDSDQAERLWGLSVELVQRARPGWASAV from the coding sequence ATGACAAGCAAGACGATCCTGGTGACTGGCGCTACCGACGGTATCGGACTCGCCACCGCAGTAGAACTCTCTCGCCTTGGACATCGCATGATTCTCCACGGCCGGACTCCCGCGCGTCTGACCGACGCACATCGTCACGTCCGGGCCGCCGGCGACCGGGATGACCACATCACCGTTTCTGCGGATCTGTCGACGGTGGACGCGGTGTTCGCGATGAGTGCTGAGATCAAACGGGAGGTTCGCTCGCTTGACGTCCTGATCAACAATGCAGGCGTATTCCTGAATGACCGGGAGGTCAGCCCAGACGGCGTCGAGCTGACATTCGCCGTTAATCACCTGTCTCACTTCTTGCTAACACATGAACTCCTGGAACTGCTGAGGAATAGCAGGCCCTCGCGCATCGTCAATGTCTCTTCCGTAGCTCACCGAAGTGGAACCATCAACTTCGATGATATCAACAGTGCCGCGCGGTACGGTGGCTACGAGGCCTATGCTCAGTCCAAGCTCGCGAACGTTCTGTTTACGCAGTCGCTTGCGGACCGGCTGGCGGCCGATGACATCACGGCCAATGCGCTGCACCCCGGCGTCATCGCGACTAAGTTGCTGCGAGCGGGGTTCAGCATGAAGGGCTCGGGCGTAGAGGAAGGTGCTGCCACCTCGGTCTACCTGGCCACCTCGGCAGACGTGAGCCATGTCACCGGAAAGTATTTTGTTGACTGCGTCGAAAGGCCCATGGAACCACATGCTCTAGATTCAGACCAGGCAGAGCGACTGTGGGGGTTGAGTGTGGAGTTGGTTCAGCGAGCCCGACCCGGGTGGGCTTCGGCCGTCTAG
- a CDS encoding geranylgeranylglyceryl phosphate synthase family protein — translation MLHTVYDKLLATSATKGAGFIVLVDPDRIAEDKVPSLVAMCEKADVDAFFVGSSILAHPNFHRFVTILKEASSLPVIGFPGSVGQLSPALDAVLFLSVVSSRNPEYLFGQHVHAAPVIRSMGVEPIATGYMLVDGGKTTTAQYVTHSMPLPCDKPDVAAATALAAEMMGMRLLFADGGSGAAGSVSEPIVSAISEVCSVPLAVGGGLRSPNEVARKVQAGARFVVVGTAVEARPDGGFISELAAAAHIAVPRPI, via the coding sequence GTGCTCCACACGGTATACGACAAACTGCTCGCCACCAGCGCCACCAAGGGCGCCGGCTTTATTGTTCTCGTCGATCCCGATCGCATCGCTGAGGACAAGGTGCCTTCGCTTGTTGCGATGTGTGAAAAGGCGGACGTAGACGCCTTTTTTGTAGGATCCAGCATACTTGCCCACCCGAATTTCCATCGATTCGTCACGATTCTGAAGGAAGCGAGTTCGTTGCCGGTCATCGGCTTTCCCGGTTCCGTCGGCCAGCTTTCTCCAGCCCTTGATGCGGTGCTTTTTCTTTCCGTCGTCAGCAGTCGCAACCCGGAGTATCTGTTCGGCCAGCACGTACATGCGGCGCCGGTCATCCGATCGATGGGTGTGGAGCCCATTGCGACGGGCTATATGCTTGTGGACGGCGGGAAGACCACGACGGCTCAGTACGTGACGCATTCGATGCCGCTGCCTTGCGACAAGCCCGATGTTGCCGCCGCCACGGCACTCGCGGCCGAAATGATGGGAATGCGACTTCTGTTTGCCGACGGAGGCTCCGGAGCAGCGGGCAGCGTGTCCGAACCGATTGTGAGCGCCATCTCAGAGGTCTGTTCGGTTCCGCTCGCCGTGGGTGGTGGCCTTCGATCGCCAAACGAGGTTGCTCGGAAGGTGCAGGCGGGCGCCCGGTTTGTCGTCGTGGGAACAGCCGTCGAAGCACGACCAGACGGCGGTTTCATCTCGGAGCTCGCTGCGGCGGCGCACATTGCCGTACCACGTCCGATCTGA
- the alaS gene encoding alanine--tRNA ligase has protein sequence MTDVKTSEQIRQEFLDFFREKDHEIVASDSLVPHNDPTLLFTNAGMNQFKDVFLGAGERPYVRAADTQKCLRVSGKHNDLEEVGVDTYHHTFFEMLGNWSFGDYFKKEVIAWAWELLVDRWGLDPARLYVTVHEGDSDLDLGPDDEAAGFWKSETGIDPEHILYCPTKDNFWMMGDTGPCGPCSEVHIDLRSDADRKKLSGASLVNADDPRVMEIWNLVFIQYDAQIDGSLQPLPAQHVDTGMGFERVVAVLQAKNSNYDTDLFETLLEKIARLSPLEGLESYDRIKGSADEVERIRVAMRVVSDHVRTITFAVSDGVSPGNVGRGYVIRRILRRAVRFGYQTLELRKPFLYLLVDALVDKMSGPFPDIDRNRDYIERIVRAEEESFLETLGTGLSFFDQIIPYVRSIEQGADAKEVQKSMASDRQTMDLLTKAYVDVEDASEIPGLFADTAAHGNLPGQVAFLLHDTYGFPVDLTRLMARETGLGIDMDSYTDLMQQQKDRARAAATFVVSDVSDGDWRTISEGAHSEFVGYDEEDIADAVIRRVRTVESKDGQLVSQLILDRTPFYSESGGQIGDTGILLVGDEQVRVLDTRRANGDVIHFVDRLPDELDGPVRASIEAPRRMRIKKHHTATHLLHAALREVLGPHVAQKGSLVAPDHLRFDFSHYERVTPEQLDTVARIVNEKVQENVAKMEEQSVPIDEALERGAMALFGEKYGDRVRVITFDPSYSVELCGGTHVDATGEIGVFAFRHEGSIAAGVRRVEAIAGLDALAFMQSRIDELDRVRGHFKTLQRPTDEEVADLLERNKSLSKEMGKLKSSSLGGIVDEALKNAIDVSGIRVAVANVGEADMESLRSTGQQLRDRAASGTVGVLGAVDASGEKALIVAVVTDDVIAGSSIKAGDVVSHLARIVGGGGGGRPEMATAGGKNPDRLAEALAEAQKWVASRTGA, from the coding sequence ATGACCGACGTCAAGACTTCCGAGCAGATTCGGCAGGAGTTTCTCGACTTCTTTCGCGAGAAAGATCACGAGATTGTGGCCAGCGATTCGCTGGTGCCCCACAACGATCCGACGCTGCTGTTCACGAACGCGGGAATGAATCAATTCAAGGATGTTTTTCTCGGTGCGGGAGAGCGTCCGTACGTGCGGGCGGCCGATACGCAGAAGTGCCTGCGCGTTTCAGGCAAGCACAACGATCTGGAGGAAGTGGGAGTCGACACGTACCACCACACGTTCTTCGAGATGCTGGGCAACTGGAGCTTCGGAGATTACTTCAAGAAGGAGGTGATCGCCTGGGCCTGGGAGTTGCTCGTCGATCGCTGGGGACTGGATCCTGCGCGGCTGTATGTGACCGTTCATGAAGGAGATAGTGATCTTGATCTGGGACCCGACGATGAAGCGGCCGGCTTCTGGAAATCGGAAACGGGAATCGATCCCGAGCACATCCTGTACTGTCCGACAAAGGACAATTTTTGGATGATGGGTGATACGGGGCCCTGCGGTCCGTGCTCGGAAGTCCATATCGACCTGCGCTCCGATGCCGATCGAAAGAAGCTTTCGGGAGCGTCGCTCGTGAACGCCGACGATCCCCGGGTTATGGAGATCTGGAATCTGGTCTTCATTCAATACGATGCTCAGATTGACGGTTCGCTGCAGCCACTTCCGGCGCAGCACGTCGATACGGGCATGGGCTTTGAACGAGTCGTCGCCGTGTTGCAGGCGAAGAACAGCAACTACGACACCGACCTGTTTGAGACGCTCCTTGAAAAGATCGCCCGGCTGTCACCGCTCGAAGGGCTCGAGTCGTACGACCGGATCAAGGGGTCTGCAGACGAAGTTGAGCGGATTCGCGTGGCGATGCGCGTCGTATCTGATCACGTCCGGACGATAACGTTTGCCGTGTCCGACGGAGTGTCGCCCGGCAACGTGGGTCGGGGCTACGTGATCCGACGGATCCTGCGCCGCGCGGTTCGGTTCGGCTACCAGACGCTCGAGCTGCGTAAGCCATTCCTGTATTTGCTGGTAGACGCCCTCGTCGACAAGATGTCGGGTCCGTTTCCGGACATCGACCGCAACCGGGATTACATCGAGCGCATCGTACGAGCGGAGGAGGAGAGTTTCCTCGAGACGCTCGGCACCGGACTCTCGTTCTTCGATCAGATTATTCCCTATGTCAGGTCGATCGAACAGGGTGCCGACGCGAAGGAGGTTCAGAAATCGATGGCATCCGATCGGCAGACGATGGATCTGCTGACGAAGGCCTATGTCGACGTCGAGGATGCATCTGAGATCCCCGGGTTGTTTGCGGACACTGCTGCCCACGGCAACCTTCCGGGCCAGGTCGCCTTTTTGCTGCATGACACGTATGGCTTCCCCGTTGATCTCACGCGGCTCATGGCTCGCGAGACAGGACTCGGTATCGACATGGATTCCTATACCGACCTGATGCAGCAGCAGAAGGATCGGGCGCGTGCCGCCGCCACGTTCGTCGTGTCCGACGTTTCGGACGGAGACTGGAGGACGATCTCCGAAGGCGCACACTCAGAATTCGTAGGGTACGATGAGGAGGACATCGCGGACGCGGTGATAAGGCGGGTACGCACGGTCGAGAGTAAAGACGGCCAACTCGTGTCTCAGTTGATTCTGGATCGAACACCGTTCTATTCAGAGAGCGGCGGGCAGATTGGAGATACGGGAATACTTCTCGTTGGAGATGAGCAGGTTCGAGTGCTCGACACACGGCGGGCCAACGGAGACGTCATTCATTTTGTCGACCGGCTGCCCGATGAGCTGGACGGACCTGTACGAGCCAGCATTGAGGCGCCGCGCCGAATGCGCATCAAGAAACATCATACCGCCACTCATCTGCTGCACGCGGCTCTGCGTGAGGTACTGGGTCCGCATGTCGCGCAGAAGGGTTCTCTCGTTGCCCCGGATCATCTCAGGTTTGACTTCAGCCACTACGAGCGAGTTACGCCTGAGCAGCTGGACACCGTGGCACGCATCGTGAACGAGAAGGTCCAGGAGAACGTCGCGAAGATGGAAGAACAGTCTGTTCCGATCGATGAGGCTCTCGAGCGAGGAGCGATGGCGCTGTTCGGCGAGAAGTACGGAGATCGCGTGCGGGTTATCACGTTTGATCCTTCCTACTCCGTTGAACTGTGTGGCGGCACGCACGTCGACGCGACGGGTGAGATCGGTGTGTTCGCTTTTCGGCACGAGGGATCCATTGCGGCTGGCGTCCGTCGGGTCGAAGCCATCGCGGGCCTGGACGCTCTGGCCTTCATGCAGAGTCGAATCGATGAGCTGGATCGCGTTCGAGGTCACTTCAAGACGCTTCAGCGGCCAACGGACGAGGAGGTAGCCGATCTTCTTGAGCGCAACAAGTCGCTGTCGAAAGAAATGGGTAAGCTCAAGAGTTCGAGTCTTGGCGGAATCGTCGACGAGGCGCTTAAAAATGCGATCGACGTGTCGGGAATACGTGTTGCCGTCGCGAATGTCGGTGAGGCGGATATGGAATCGCTTCGGTCAACCGGTCAACAGCTGCGGGACCGGGCCGCCTCGGGTACGGTCGGCGTGCTGGGTGCGGTCGACGCGTCTGGTGAAAAGGCTTTGATCGTCGCGGTTGTGACCGATGATGTAATCGCGGGGTCGTCGATCAAGGCCGGCGACGTGGTTTCACACCTGGCCAGAATTGTGGGCGGCGGTGGCGGCGGCAGACCGGAAATGGCTACGGCCGGTGGGAAGAATCCCGATCGGCTCGCCGAAGCGCTCGCAGAAGCCCAGAAGTGGGTCGCATCCCGAACGGGTGCGTGA
- a CDS encoding DNA-3-methyladenine glycosylase, which produces MKKLGADFFDRSTLAVARDLLGRYLVREGVADRRMVGRIVETEAYTHEDPAFHAWGIVDGPTGLVKPTGRGYDLFGKPGYAYVYLIYGMYWMLNVLTEREGVAGCVLIRAIEPVDGESSMWDRRAAARRTVDLTNGPGKLTQALEIDNRFHRSSLLRPPLYFAEPPEMPDHRIATSSRIGITRAVDRQWRFYCEGNPFVSPGVPSDIAAERRRKTRRSVRQ; this is translated from the coding sequence ATGAAAAAACTGGGGGCAGACTTTTTTGACCGATCGACGCTTGCAGTCGCCCGCGACCTGCTGGGTCGTTATCTCGTGCGAGAGGGGGTTGCCGACAGGCGGATGGTGGGCCGGATCGTCGAAACGGAGGCGTACACGCATGAGGATCCGGCCTTTCATGCCTGGGGCATCGTCGATGGACCGACGGGGCTCGTCAAGCCGACAGGTCGGGGGTACGATCTCTTCGGCAAGCCAGGTTACGCGTATGTGTACCTCATTTACGGGATGTACTGGATGCTGAACGTATTGACGGAGCGCGAGGGGGTAGCGGGTTGTGTTCTCATCCGGGCGATCGAACCTGTGGATGGCGAATCCTCGATGTGGGACAGGCGTGCGGCGGCTCGCCGGACCGTCGACTTGACAAATGGACCGGGGAAATTGACTCAGGCGCTCGAGATCGACAATCGGTTTCACCGAAGTTCTTTGTTGCGGCCGCCGTTGTATTTCGCGGAGCCGCCTGAGATGCCGGATCATCGTATCGCTACATCGTCCAGAATCGGGATCACGCGTGCGGTGGATCGGCAGTGGAGGTTTTACTGCGAAGGGAATCCGTTCGTGTCGCCGGGGGTCCCGAGTGATATCGCGGCGGAAAGACGAAGAAAGACTCGAAGAAGTGTGCGACAATAG
- a CDS encoding DUF4097 family beta strand repeat protein translates to MKTTITAVLLCLLAALGLVNVGQSIKDNFFATHHDASQQYTVRVASHGSAEEVMIDERFKVSPGGTLEVGLSHADVEITTSDANEAHVRVLLSGSDMTKAREFFESRNFEVRQDGDRIVVKTNPKKRNWDWSRNGRAEIEVEISIPARFNAELAMSHGDLEMDDLEGNLSLMNSHGDAEISSVDGSFADFKLSHGDVEIGMVKANRVKLRNSHGDLEVDQVSAKEITAMSSHGDISLGIKEAGALDISNSHGEIDLSMSSAVGGSISNSHGDIEISTYDNAAMTLDFRGSHVSIDESLSFRGDAASDKARGDINGGGPLLKARTSHGSIEIGS, encoded by the coding sequence ATGAAAACGACTATCACCGCCGTACTGCTCTGCCTCCTCGCAGCTTTGGGACTTGTCAACGTCGGTCAGAGCATCAAGGATAACTTCTTCGCCACTCATCATGACGCGAGTCAACAGTATACGGTTCGCGTTGCATCGCACGGATCTGCAGAAGAGGTGATGATAGACGAGCGGTTCAAAGTCAGCCCGGGAGGCACTCTGGAAGTTGGGCTCTCCCACGCTGACGTCGAGATCACGACCTCGGATGCAAACGAAGCTCACGTCCGCGTGCTGCTGTCCGGTAGCGACATGACGAAGGCGCGAGAGTTCTTCGAGTCCCGCAACTTTGAGGTTCGTCAGGACGGCGACCGCATTGTCGTGAAGACGAATCCAAAGAAACGGAACTGGGACTGGTCACGGAACGGGCGCGCAGAAATCGAGGTGGAGATCAGCATCCCTGCTCGCTTCAATGCAGAGCTGGCCATGTCGCATGGCGATCTGGAGATGGATGATCTTGAGGGCAATCTGAGCCTCATGAATTCGCATGGAGACGCCGAGATTTCGTCCGTTGACGGTTCCTTCGCTGACTTCAAGCTGTCGCACGGGGATGTGGAGATCGGGATGGTAAAGGCGAACCGAGTCAAGCTTCGTAACTCCCACGGAGACCTGGAGGTCGATCAAGTATCCGCCAAAGAGATCACGGCCATGTCGTCCCACGGTGACATAAGTCTGGGAATAAAGGAAGCCGGTGCGCTCGACATTTCGAACTCTCATGGCGAAATCGACCTGTCCATGAGTTCCGCAGTGGGCGGATCGATCAGCAACAGCCACGGCGACATTGAGATTTCGACATACGACAACGCTGCGATGACGCTAGACTTCCGGGGAAGCCACGTCAGCATCGACGAGTCGTTGTCCTTCCGTGGTGACGCTGCTTCGGACAAGGCACGGGGCGACATCAACGGTGGCGGTCCGCTGTTGAAGGCCCGTACCTCGCACGGATCGATCGAGATCGGATCGTAG
- a CDS encoding thiolase family protein, protein MKDVYIVSAVRTPIGRFGGALADHSPVDMGAHVMSAALDRGGVDGKHLDLYIFGNVLRAGRGQLVPRQAAIQAGIPKDVDGYAVDMVCSSGMMAVMNSATLIRAGEADMVLAGGTESMSGAGFYLTSRARWGYKYLAGKPATLVDILERDGLSDPFTGDAMGSQTEQLAAELGIEREAIDAVAAESHKRANEATQGGKFETEIVPIEYRERRDTKTLTMDEGIRADTTTDSLAKLRPAFSKEGVLTAGNSSQISDGAAAILLASAEAVEKHGLKPIAKLLRGSWAAGEPYRFPEAPVPAVKRMLSMLDLKISDIDLFENNEAFALNSVLFHRMLDVPFEKLNVRGGAVALGHPIGASGARIIVTLIHALRDGNGGRGVAALCHGTGGGTAVTVETI, encoded by the coding sequence ATGAAAGACGTATACATTGTTTCGGCCGTAAGAACGCCGATCGGACGTTTTGGCGGAGCGCTGGCGGATCACTCTCCCGTGGACATGGGGGCGCATGTGATGAGTGCCGCGCTGGATCGTGGCGGCGTCGATGGCAAGCACCTCGACCTGTACATATTTGGCAACGTCTTGCGGGCCGGCCGAGGGCAGCTTGTTCCGCGGCAGGCCGCCATCCAGGCGGGCATTCCGAAAGACGTTGACGGCTACGCCGTAGACATGGTGTGTTCCTCCGGCATGATGGCCGTGATGAACTCCGCGACACTCATTCGTGCAGGAGAGGCCGACATGGTTCTCGCAGGTGGCACGGAGTCGATGTCGGGCGCAGGGTTCTACCTGACGTCGAGGGCGCGCTGGGGCTACAAGTATCTTGCTGGTAAGCCTGCGACCCTCGTAGACATCCTGGAGAGGGACGGCCTATCCGATCCGTTCACCGGGGACGCGATGGGCAGTCAGACAGAACAGCTTGCGGCCGAGTTGGGCATCGAGCGGGAAGCGATCGACGCGGTCGCGGCAGAGTCGCACAAGAGGGCGAACGAGGCGACGCAGGGCGGTAAGTTTGAGACCGAGATTGTCCCTATCGAATACCGTGAGAGGCGTGACACGAAGACGCTTACGATGGACGAGGGAATCCGTGCCGACACCACGACCGATTCGTTGGCAAAGTTGCGACCGGCGTTCTCGAAGGAAGGGGTGCTTACGGCCGGCAACAGCAGTCAGATAAGTGATGGTGCGGCAGCAATTCTTCTAGCCAGTGCCGAAGCCGTCGAGAAGCACGGGCTCAAACCGATTGCGAAACTCCTGCGAGGGTCGTGGGCAGCAGGGGAGCCATACCGCTTTCCGGAAGCCCCGGTGCCGGCCGTGAAGCGCATGCTGTCAATGCTTGACTTGAAGATCAGTGATATCGATCTCTTCGAGAACAACGAGGCGTTCGCGCTCAACAGCGTCCTCTTCCATCGCATGCTGGATGTCCCGTTCGAGAAGCTGAACGTACGAGGCGGCGCGGTAGCGCTGGGTCATCCAATCGGTGCATCGGGAGCGCGAATTATCGTCACCCTGATCCATGCCTTGCGGGACGGCAATGGAGGCCGCGGCGTCGCGGCGCTATGCCACGGTACCGGTGGCGGAACCGCAGTGACGGTCGAAACCATCTAG